A window of Mytilus edulis chromosome 10, xbMytEdul2.2, whole genome shotgun sequence contains these coding sequences:
- the LOC139490667 gene encoding uncharacterized protein isoform X3 yields MFCNIRLIFSGILITNLHLQVSSATTADYSDPCTDYDIIESHYNRTVNYTLQSDDEDFCETEYILAGWYRYQDLQNIPTKPPAPGQCGSSSPIWLNGSYPKTYWEYRTLKACRVGITSNCEDSWDVTVVNCMSYNVAYLVPTPGCGRYCMESDKEYKMSTEQDWNDPCYSYSIIPNDYDRAVDYILMDGETEYCDNITLGWYGYMGYENVPTKPPKPGQCGSSSPIWFEGTYPWYEGMTSTMNACTVGLSSNCSTSWNVTVKNCGYYNVAKLPPLHMCAKYCMESKNSSGWNSNSSQWYSGMHTSPSFNNSYNGPSSPSYWNDPCYSYSIISNDYDRAVDYILMDGETEYCDNITFGWYGYMGYENVPTKPPKPGQCGSSSPIWFEGTYPWYNGMISTMKACTVGLSSNCSTSWNVTVKNCGYYNVAKLPPLYMCAKYCMESKNISGWNSNTSQWYSGMHTTPPFNNSGWNSNSSQWYSGMHTSPSFNNSGWNSNSSQWYSGMHTSPSFNNSGWNSNSSQWYSGMHTTPSYWNDPCYSYSIISNDYDRAVDYILMDGETEYCDNITFGWYGYMGYENVPTKPPKPGQCGSSSPIWFEGTYPLYNGMISTMKACTVGLSSNCSTSWNVTVKNCGYYNVAKLPPLYMCAKYCMESKNISGWNSNTSQWYSGMHTTPPFNNSGWNSNSSQWYSGMHTSPSFNNSGWNSNSSQWYSGMHTSPSFNNSGWNSNSSQWYSGMHTTPSYWNDPCYSYSIIPNDYDRAVDYTLMDGETEYCDNITFGWYGYMGYENVPTKPPKPGQCGSSSPIWFEGTYPWYNGMISTMNACTVGLSSNCSTSWNVTVKNCGFYNVAKLPPLYMCAKYCMESKNSSGWNSNTSQWYSGMHTTPPFNNSGWNSNSSQWYSGMHTSPSFNNSGWNSNSSQWYSGMHTSPSFNNSGWNSNSSQWYTGMHTTPPFNNSYSGPSSPSYWDDPCYSYSVIPNDYDRAVDYTLKSGEIEICDNVTLGWYGYLGHENVPTHPPKPGQCGSSSPIWFEGTYPWYDGMTSTMNACTVGLSSNCSTSWNVTVKNCGFYNVAKLPSLHMCAKYCMDTRNNSNMYPSTTQGHNSNWMNTTSSSFNGSCDSMYVNMVESTDDRTINSTLEDSSMESCDNITEGWYQYEGFEKIPTQSPLPGQCSSSSPIWLQGNYPKSFDGEMTIMKACMVGTTSSCIKSWNVTVKYCSGHIVAYLKPLDTCARYCKEGMASGEKGSTTPSFNAGENIDLNSYIGLYVEAEVPSHDTNSEDRQLMFKCKYWEKTDDTSFLEDYSYDVKWMIDDDEVIVKSNIKKADLYTTGRLKSSDWSSRLKKIGFNVKCGGRVHTSDTGASYVESDVFFAGMDVWPKSMSISSGQSAEINVWSTVPVACIGGSSNACDVTIEMVDFNEQFTSGAPVYCNSSVTDLTKPSLCGLVLDGWKTNTEWQKLSVSLPANSAQDQEYQAKLLLRVSSASYDSLWTNYLLPEISISVVNENVTDDYWMWYGSCFTGSDPWFSTFDWQWYGFHDEGEFTLYRHKTKPIEINTIQRRRESHHTWTEHCAIAIRAASDVFIIYGCGNPPKWVVRRLGCSIGNEYLEVYSSWGSYEIVLPTGTRVHVWISGNKMLNVYITLSRADLNETEGLCGTWNGNYDDEFIGRDGNNYQEPTNFARTWSVPDTESLFISKTRTEKMVQSFMYCSCLGQTLGELSSEMDCSWKESQPVCPPLDMNKKSCSVRSKRSTDDEGDEESFDIPADEIAYIERPEVSMDWKNGWNASSAEDACNNNFKQSSILFDACSSLSNVNTTAAITNCIQNIQLSGTDEYMDVSFEVLTTECANEIRTNNTLWKDDDKSVAKLIDDNVCPFDCKYKGKKLGECVKKICNCHTGFAGKDCRVNMTASPDVVKRISDESFCDKSISSCGHISIYGENFYESANLLCRIETANNVNNELVSTGTSFTTTGILEDAGEVKCPLTTGSRRRKKRSTASSTLTFQLVSVTNDGVTYSDSVATASYDSACYTCTTNGSNVVCQLRSDICVVDGSCYSSTSSQCSTDSDATTASLIWLVGVVIGLVIICVIIFLAFKWYKKSKSVGPSNRKGDAELQDGIKFDAYEIYPSPNVPPSYHTVDKQALYDY; encoded by the exons ATGTTTTGTAATATACGGTTAATTTTTAGTGGGATTTTAATTACCAACCTAC ATCTGCAGGTCTCATCAGCTACGACAGCTGATTACAGTGATCCATGTACAGATTATGATATAATAGAAAGTCACTACAACAGAACTGTCAATTACACCTTACAGAGCGATGACGAGGATTTCTGTGAAACTGAATATATACTAGCAGGCTGGTATAGATATCAAGATTTACAAAACATACCGACAAAACCACCAGCACCAGGACAATGTGGTTCTTCTTCTCCGATATGGTTAAATG GATCGTATCCAAAGACATATTGGGAATATCGTACGTTAAAAGCCTGCCGAGTAGGAATTACTTCGAACTGTGAAGACAGCTGGGATGTTACTGTCGTCAATTGTATGTCATACAATGTTGCGTACTTGGTACCAACACCGGGCTGCGGACGATATTGTATGG AATCCGATAAAGAATATAAGATGTCTACAGAACAAGATTGGAATGACCCGTGTTACAGTTATAGTATCATACCAAATGATTACGACAGAGCAGTAGATTACATCTTGATGGACGGCGAAACAGAATACTGTGATAATATAACATTGGGATGGTATGGATACATGGGATATGAGAATGTACCCACAAAACCTCCAAAACCAGGACAGTGTGGATCATCATCTCCTATATGGTTTGAAG GAACATATCCTTGGTACGAAGGGATGACATCTACAATGAATGCATGCACAGTTGGATTATCATCAAATTGCAGCACTAGTTGGAACGTTACTGTCAAGAACTGTGGCTATTACAATGTGGCAAAATTGCCACCCTTGCATATGTGTGCAAAATATTGCATGG aATCAAAGAATAGTTCCGGCTGGAATTCTAACTCTTCACAATGGTATTCTGGAATGCATACATCTCCTTCATTCAATAATTCCTACAACGGACCATCTTCCCCTTCATACTGGAATGACCCGTGTTACAGTTATAGCATCATATCAAATGATTACGACAGAGCAGTAGATTACATCTTGATGGACGGCGAAACAGAATACTGTGATAATATAACATTCGGATGGTATGGATACATGGGATATGAGAATGTACCCACAAAACCTCCAAAACCTGGGCAGTGTGGATCATCATCTCCTATATGGTTTGAAG GAACATATCCTTGGTACAACGGGATGATATCTACAATGAAGGCGTGCACAGTTGGATTATCATCAAATTGCAGCACTAGTTGGAACGTTACTGTGAAGAACTGTGGCTATTACAATGTGGCCAAATTACCTCCCTTATATATGTGTGCAAAATATTGCATGG AATCAAAAAATATTTCCGGTTGGAATTCTAACACGTCACAATGGTATTCTGGGATGCATACTACTCCGCCATTCAACAATTCCGGCTGGAATTCCAATTCTTCACAATGGTATTCTGGGATGCATACATCTCCGTCATTCAACAATTCCGGCTGGAATTCTAACTCGTCACAATGGTATTCTGGGATGCATACATCTCCGTCATTCAACAATTCCGGCTGGAATTCTAACTCGTCACAATGGTATTCTGGGATGCATACAACTCCGTCATACTGGAATGACCCGTGTTACAGTTATAGCATCATATCAAATGATTACGACAGAGCAGTAGATTACATCTTGATGGACGGCGAAACAGAATACTGTGATAATATAACATTCGGATGGTATGGATACATGGGATATGAGAATGTACCCACAAAACCTCCAAAACCTGGGCAGTGTGGATCATCATCTCCTATATGGTTTGAAG GAACATATCCTTTGTACAACGGGATGATATCTACAATGAAGGCGTGCACAGTTGGATTATCATCAAATTGCAGCACTAGTTGGAACGTTACTGTGAAGAACTGTGGCTATTACAATGTGGCCAAATTACCTCCCTTATATATGTGTGCAAAATATTGCATGG AATCAAAAAATATTTCCGGTTGGAATTCTAACACGTCACAATGGTATTCTGGGATGCATACTACTCCGCCATTCAATAATTCCGGCTGGAATTCCAATTCTTCACAATGGTATTCTGGAATGCATACATCTCCGTCATTCAACAATTCCGGCTGGAATTCTAACTCGTCACAATGGTATTCTGGGATGCATACATCTCCGTCATTCAACAATTCCGGCTGGAATTCTAACTCGTCACAATGGTATTCTGGGATGCATACAACTCCGTCATACTGGAATGACCCGTGTTACAGTTATAGTATCATACCAAATGATTACGACAGAGCAGTAGATTACACCTTGATGGACGGCGAAACAGAATACTGTGATAATATAACATTCGGATGGTATGGATACATGGGATATGAGAATGTACCCACAAAACCTCCAAAACCTGGGCAGTGTGGATCATCATCTCCTATATGGTTTGAAG GAACATATCCTTGGTACAACGGGATGATATCTACAATGAATGCGTGCACAGTTGGATTATCATCAAATTGCAGCACTAGTTGGAACGTTACTGTGAAGAACTGTGGATTTTACAATGTGGCCAAATTACCTCCCTTATATATGTGTGCAAAATATTGCATGG AATCAAAGAATAGTTCCGGTTGGAATTCTAACACGTCACAATGGTATTCTGGGATGCATACTACTCCGCCATTCAATAATTCCGGCTGGAATTCCAATTCTTCACAATGGTATTCTGGGATGCATACATCTCCGTCATTCAATAATTCCGGCTGGAATTCTAACTCGTCACAATGGTATTCTGGGATGCATACATCTCCGTCATTCAATAATTCCGGCTGGAATTCTAACTCGTCACAATGGTATACTGGAATGCATACAACCCCACCATTCAATAATTCCTACAGCGGACCGTCTTCTCCGTCATATTGGGATGACCCTTGTTACAGTTATAGTGTCATACCAAATGATTATGACAGAGCAGTAGATTATACACTAAAGAGTGGCGAAATAGAAATTTGTGACAATGTTACATTGGGATGGTACGGATACTTGGGACATGAGAATGTACCTACACATCCTCCAAAACCTGGGCAGTGTGGATCATCATCTCCTATATGGTTTGAAG GAACATATCCTTGGTACGACGGGATGACGTCTACAATGAATGCATGCACAGTTGGATTATCATCAAATTGCAGCACCAGTTGGAATGTAACTGTAAAGAACTGTGGCTTTTACAATGTGGCAAAATTACCATCCTTACATATGTGTGCAAAATATTGCATGG aTACAAGGAATAATTCTAACATGTACCCCTCCACCACACAAGGGCATAACTCAAACTGGATGAATACAACTTCCTCTTCATTCAATGGTTCCTGCGATTCAATGTACGTTAATATGGTAGAAAGTACCGATGATAGAACAATCAACAGTACATTAGAAGATAGTAGTATGGAGAGCTGTGATAATATTACAGAAGGATGGTATCAATATGAAGGATTTGAGAAGATACCGACACAATCACCTCTACCTGGCCAATGTAGCTCTTCATCGCCAATATGGCTACAAG GAAATTATCCTAAATCATTTGACGGTGAAATGACAATAATGAAAGCATGTATGGTTGGAACTACCTCAAGTTGTATAAAAAGTTGGAATGTTACAGTTAAATATTGTAGTGGACACATTGTAGCTTATTTGAAACCACTAGATACTTGTGCCAGGTATTGTAAAG agGGCATGGCATCCGGTGAAAAAGGATCAACGACTCCATCTTTTAATG cagGAGAAAACATAGATCTTAATAGTTATATAGGACTCTATGTCGAGGCAGAGGTGCCATCACATGATACTAATTCTGAAGACCGACAGTTGATGTTCAAATGTAAATATTGGGAGAAAACGGATGACACATCTTTTTTGGAAGACTATTCCTATGATGTAAAATGGATGATTGACGACGATGAAGTTATTGTaaaatctaatataaaaaaagcaGATCTCTACACGACAGGGAGATTGAAAAGTAGTGATTGGAGCAGTAGACTAAAGAAGATAGGATTCAAT GTAAAATGTGGTGGTCGGGTACATACATCCGACACTGGTGCTTCTTATGTGGAAAGCGACGTATTCTTCGCTGGAATGGAT GTGTGGCCCAAAAGTATGTCAATATCTAGTGGACAGTCAGCAGAAATTAATGTCTGGTCAACAGTTCCAGTGGCTTGTATTGGTGGAAGTAGCAATGCATGCGATGTTACAATAGAAATGGTTGATTTTAATGAACAATTTACATCCGGGGCTCCAGTTTACTGCAATTCATCAGTTACAGACCTTACAAAACCTTCATTATGTGGGTTGGTGTTAGACGGTTGGAAGACGAATACAGAATGGCAAAAGTTAAGTGTTAGTTTACCAGCCAATAGTGCCCAAGATCAAGAATACCAGGCAAAACTGTTACTTCGTGTAAGCAGTGCATCATATGACTCACTCTGGACTAATTATCTTCTACCAGAGATAAGC ATTAGTGTAGTAAATGAGAATGTAACAGATGATTATTGGATGTGGTATGGGTCCTGTTTTACTGGATCAGATCCGTGGTTTTCTACATTTGATTGGCA atggTATGGTTTCCATGATGAAGGTGAATTTACCCTTTATCGGCATAAGACAAAGCCCATTGAA ATAAATACCATACAAAGACGACGTGAAAGCCATCACACATGGACAGAGCATTGTGCAATAGCTATTCGTGCAGCGTCGGATGTTTTCATCATCTATGGTTGTGGAAATCCTCCAAAATGGGTCGTGCGCAGACTAGGATGCTCTATTGGTAATGAATATTTGGAGGTATACAGCAGTTGGGGATCGTATGag ATTGTACTTCCAACTGGAACTCGGGTTCATGTATGGATTTCTGGAAACAAAATGCTTAATGTTTATATTACCTTATCTCGAGCTGACCTTAACGAAACTGAAGGACTTTGTGGAACATGGAATGGAAATTATGACGATGAATTTATTGGACGTGATGGTAACAATTATCAAGAACCAACCAACTTTGCAAGAACATGGAG TGTTCCAGATACTGAGAGCCTGTTTATCAGTAAAACTCGAACAGAAAAGATGGTGCAGTCGTTCATGTATTGTTCATGTCTCGGCCAGACACTTGGAGAATTATCATCAGAAATGGATTGTTCTTGGAAAGAAAGCCAGCCGGTCTGTCCGCCATTagatatgaataaaaaatcttgttcGGTGAGATCGAAGCGTTCTACCGACGACGAAGGTGACGAAGAGTCATTTGATATACCTGCAGATGAAATAGCATACATTGAACGTCCAGAAGTT AGCATGGATTGGAAAAATGGTTGGAATGCATCTAGTGCAGAAGATGCatgtaataataattttaaacagTCTAGTATATTATTTGATGCCTGTTCATCACTGTCAAATGTCAATACTACTGCTGCTATTACAAATTGCATTCAGAACATTCAG CTTTCTGGAACAGACGAATACATGGACGTGTCGTTTGAAGTGTTAACAACAGAATGTGCGAATGAAATCAGAACAAATAATACCTTATGGAAGGATGATGACAAAAGCGTAGCTAAACTTATTGATGACAATGTCTGTCCTTTTGACTGCAAATATAAAGGAAAGAAACTTGGAGAGTGTGTAAAAA AAATCTGTAACTGTCATACGGGCTTTGCGGGTAAAGATTGTAGAGTAAACATGACTGCAAGTCCCGATGTAGTAAAACGAATCTCGGATGAATCGTTTTGTGATAAATCTATTAGCTCATGTGGACATATCTCGATTTATGGTGAAAACTTTTATGAATCAGCTAATCTACTTTGCCGTATTGAAACTGCAAAT AATGTGAATAATGAGTTAGTTTCCACTGGAACATCATTTACTACCACTGGTATACTGGAAGATGCCGGGGAAGTAAAATGTCCATTAACAACCGGATCTAGACGTCGCAAGAAAAGGTCAACAGCATCCTCAACCTTGACCTTCCAGCTTGTCTCTGTAACAAACGATGGCGTGACATACAGTGATTCTGTTGCAACTGCATCATATGATTCGGcgtgttatacatgtacaacaaatgGATCAAATGTCGTTTGTCAACTAAGG TCTGATATTTGTGTTGTTGATGGTAGCTGCTATAGTTCTACAAGTTCGCAATGCTCTACCGATTCAGATGCAACTACTGCAAGTTTGATTTGGTTGGTAGGGGTAGTGATTGGTCTAGTTATCATCTGTGTCATCATTTTCCTTGCATTCAAGTGGTACAAAAAATCAAA GTCAGTTGGTCCAAGTAATAGAAAAGGGGATGCCGAATTACAGGATGGAATAAAGTTTGATGCATATGAAATATACCCTTCACCAAATGTTCCACCTTCATATCATACAGTTGACAAACAAGCACTATACGACTATTGA